Genomic DNA from Parasteatoda tepidariorum isolate YZ-2023 chromosome 3, CAS_Ptep_4.0, whole genome shotgun sequence:
GGtaatagttcattttaaaacaattttctctaattgaattgaatatttatttatggttatgtGATTCCACCGAATTGTGTAAATCTGAATCCCGTTAATTCGTGGCCTTTcgtgaattaataatttattttctttgttattccgtttatctaaaatttaaatttccttactTATGCAAAATCTTGTTAATGAGCCATTTATGAGcacccttttttttaatctttttttttatctaacaatttttttaagcagatttGTTAGAGAAAGACACAACTTCAGATAAACTTTAAGAGCACAAGAACTACTGAGACAAACACAAAAatgtgttgttgtttctaatcccAGCTGGGATAGCGGAGCTATACCAGATCCATGAGGCCGTGAGTCTTCAAAAAATCGAGGTAAAGGAGAGGTCTCTCAAGAACCTCTTCCATGGTGAAATCCAGGCAATTAAGTAGATGGTGCCTCGCTGGAGTTGCACTTTTTACAAGttggaaaaagtttaatttgtccACTGAAAGTGAAGCTCTTAGTAAGCCCACTGACAAATCTACAGGTAGCGGTTTGGTCGGCTAATGTACCCTGAAGGTCAAGGGCTTCTCCGGGACGCTTGCGGGGATACCAATCGTGATCCGGTGGAACAAGCCAAGCTTTATTAACTTTAGATTTGCGGATAGAAAATAATTCAGAGTAAGTGAGGGCCGTGTTTGGAGAGGCTGGGAGGGAGGTACCTTCTTTTGCCTATTGATCAGCGCGTTCGTTGCCAAAAAAACCCATGTGTGAGCGTATCCACTGAATATGGATGTCATGGGAGGCTGAGAGGACTCATGGTAAAGGTACTCAAAAAACTCATGGTAAAGGGGACAGCTTCTGTTGATCAAAAGGGTCAGGAGCACCGGTGGTAGAACTCTGATTTAGCTCCAAAAACGCCTGCAGACGTTAGCTGGGCAAAAATGGAACGGCCTTCACGCCTAGGGTTGCCCTACCAGGAGAAAAATTCTTCCAACGTACATCACCTGTTTCGCCCAGGAACACCCCCTCACCACCGTGAGGCCGCCTGCAGGACTCGAGGGGGGAcacaaaagtataaatttgattatCTAAGAAGTAATTTGCAtgctaaacattaaaaaaattgtttgttagaaaaaatagtgttttttctcatattttttaaacttgtattttaatgaatagcAATTTTGTTATTTGTGATATTGTTATTtgcgaattaaataaattaaataaattctgcgAAGGTGATATAGATACTATTAttcaaaacacatttaaaagatcaaaaatagttcaattaatgtgcttttattattattgttattttactttcatgTGTTACTGAGGgggaaaagttaattttcctTTCCATATCTGTAAGAGGAATGAGCCAGTCTTCTTGGTCCACCCCTGTAACTAACCCCCTCTTGagcattactttatttatttatttttttaaaaaaaaatttcttacaatatgTCCTCACCGGTTAACTTAAGCAAGTGGGGttcgttttatttgttttacaacatttttcaaaatgtgctgtaaatattttgcttctatGCGTTCCTTTTAATTATGCCCTTATTGTGTGATGTTTTATCTTGCAGTGTGCAATTTATGAATCTGGTTTGACCGATACTATCACAATTGCATTAGATCAAAGTGGAGCTCCATATGGAATAGCAATATCTGCAATACCTGCTCATTGCATTGGATCTCATGTACCAACCTCTAAACTTATGGGTTTCAACACAAGTATCAATTTTGTTACTCTTGCTAATGGCCCCTCGTAAgtcaccattaaaaaaaaatttttttttactgttcttaccactaataaaatcactgaattataaaatcgactagtttttaaaaccaaatctGCAAAAACAGAAACATGCTAAAAGCATCCTTTTGTAAAATCATTATCAGtgctacttaaaataaaaattttgttaaagttttgtgtaaattaataaaaactcttattttcttgtctgaaaaatttgaattttctatttcttcaagttaaagcattaaataacaaattagctctatagacaaaaagaaaaaaatgtcacaagCGTGAATTACGCTTCTTAGAGAAATTTAAAGATGGGATATAAAAGGTAATGATGCAGGCAATCTAAAGGGATctgaataaaaactttcataaattgtGAAAAGTTATGGAATACTTATTACCATTCAATATCAATGACCATCACTCATTCAATAAGGCTATTCCGTTGTCAAAAGATATCAGAAAAgcgtttgttttttaaaaatgaactataCAACAAAGAATAGGAACTATGGAAagttacaaaaacttttataaactttcaaaacccattaaatttttattttaaaattttgtcagtcaaacaaatataatattttaaaacccttctgtaaattaaaaaatatagctcaTGTTTAATTGAAATGTCAAATTTAGATtcagtaaaattgaaatataaatgtagtAATCAATTCAgagtatttgtaaaatttaactttgaaacattcttttttctaataGTACATATTCTGGTTTATAAAATCAggatataaaatcaaattatgtaagccttataaaatcaaatgttcTCAGAACAGATGTGATTTTAACAGAGGGCAggaactgtaaaaatatttttaaatgttttttaatgtcttgtgtttatataaatgcatttttattactaattaatttgcaattgGCTCTCTTCAAGTAATTGATTATAGAATTACAAGCTTTAAATCTATTATATGTGTAATTCTTATTCTATGTTTTAGACCTGACACCTTAACGTACATTCAAAGACTAGAGCAAGAGAAAGCAGAGAAAGCTAGAGGGGAGCAAGGAGACAATCGATCATTTCTAGCAAAAtatgtaagtttattttatgtgtttgtgttaattttctaattaatttaataaattttatagttcagaTCTATTTagtaagacaaaattaaatgtatgtataatatttataaattattattataatttgtcgAAAATATTTAGCCAGAAAATGTCATACTGTCAGGAATCAAGTAtcatttttacagtgatattaAAAGACACTCAGATCTGTTTTAGTGCAGtctttttttatgtgattttttatttgtaagatattttttttctttgcatggTATATGAAAGTTTCAATCAAATTGGAACATAATTCATGGagttatcaataaataaaaaaattagtaggtTTGATCGgccattcagttttttttatttttggtatgcATTTTATCACATTACATAAGTATAGCATGAGCCAATTACATTATACAggattattcataattccctccggggcgttatagtaaaaaaacgaagacgaaaatggcaaaaaagaacatatgaaattattccgaaagtattcaagttttaatttaagcagttgccagTAGATTGAAGTAACGTGTActactgaagccagttgtagtaaacaTAAGGTTCTAATAaacggagggaattatgaataaccctgcatatgtattgaattttataatcacataatttaattgttgaacgcacaaaaattttcatgtaaGTAATTGAAAAGTGCAATAGCATATTACGGTGGAATTCTTGTGTGCCAAAGCAAGAATGAACTGATCGCAAATAAACAGTGAAGGACAGCTGCATTATGTTAGTTcaggtttttctgaaacatGCTTAGTGTCTCATTAGGTTGCTGAGATAGGTGGTGAATGAGATAGTGAATGAGATAGGTGGCAACTACTCTCAtactttgttttgtttgttttaacgAGTAGGTAGAAGTTTACTTGAAGGGAGCAAggagttactttttttttattcatctctGATCTGTGCAAGTGACAAGTCTGCTTAATAAagtgatttaagaaaaaaagaatatttcgtgtgtttaagtttttaaatctaatattaattGACGTCTTTCAAAACGCATTCACATTCCTGAACCATTAAGATAAGATTCATTTTATAGTGTAAATTGaaggtaaatttattattttttctatttagatatacatttttaggatttttattttattttgagacatAATCCCTGAATATGAATAAggacaaaaacaaacaaagagGAAGCTAATTTCCTTAGAAACAAggactttgatttaaaaacgaATAGCAGAAGGGGAAGGATCCAAGGCTCTTTTTGATTCTATGCGAGACTTTTTTAGGCGGTTTctattcattacaaaattattttttttttaaccgtgttgcgaaaactatattttatagctGCTCTTGAAATCTTGTGCAAATTATTTTAGGTGGTCCCTATCCCCCACACAAAAGTAGGTTTgagtgtatattttattataattttatttctaggttaaattgaatattatttatttttcatgaaataaaagagattaattaaatgaaagtgcttaaaaataataatggcaaaatggaattattcatttaattgttaataatctATTCTTCTGAACAGTATAGCAGGGTTATTCACGCACAATgcggttttctttttttttcgggggggggaggtaataaaaatattaagaaatggtTTTGATGTTGAGTTTTTGAGAAGTTTGAATCAAGTGGTAAACAAAAATTGCTAAGTCAGCAATaaagttcataatttattataatttatgtgaGAAGAAACAATAGAAAACTTAGCATAATTTCAATTAgagtgaattattaaatatttgcaagaaacattttaaacaataatgttttttttttagaaaaattatgtattaaatgtaacagtaaggtaTCCCAGAATCTACTTAATAACTGATCTTAAAGAATCAGTATCTTCAGAATCGATCTTAATAAATCAGTAAAGAAAGGAAAGTATGCATATTTGTTATAGAAAATCAAGGTTTTCATAAAGATTTTGGGAGACTGCTTAAgtgttaaatttcattataattttgcttcacattctaaactttttattttttaacttgaaaagaaaaaatttgtttcttaatcgtgctttaaaataaggaaaatttgcatttttgatccaaaaatttaaattgtaagcccatttcaaaataaataaatatttttaatcggactagaaaaatattttttggccAATATATGATCACAATGACAACTATTAATCAATttgtaatttagatttttcatgATACACTCTAGCATATCACAAAAATCCTGAACTCGTCTGCTAGAGTGGactgtttgaaaaataagatcatcatttattaatgcaaatttttaatgatttttgtcatttttctttcttcaaattatttttcttttcctttttagtgGATGTATATAATACCTTTTGTGATATTTGTGTTTATATCTGGTGCAGGAAATCCCGAGGGACAAGGAGGAGGACGTTAactttgttatttatttgtaattttatacatagaaaatgtaaacaaatttatttaatgtattcttCATCCTAGAATCTATtcctttcttaatttaaattaaaatacactatcactttttgtattttgtcagatctgtgataatttttttttttttgcaaaccaTTTTAGACTTTAATACACACATAtagttttcagaatttctttaaTAACTCTCTAAATAAGGGAAAAAGGTCAAGACTGATTAATAGAACTGCCACCAAGCTATAGCTGAGCGTAACAGTAGACACCTACTCTGCCAGTCTTGCCTTCTGACTCTGGAACatgaagcttattttttttttttaaagaatgacgTTTTTGCTTATGTGTGAGTTTATGTAATTGATTGGAATTGTATATTAtacctaaaaaataatcattgttaTAATTAGTTGCTAAACATTatgattgctttttaaattacgaaTGTTTGAAAATACTAAGTAACATAAGACGTAGCGTTTTTCTGCATAGCATCTGCTTCTTTTCTTGGagtacttttcatattttttgacgaatataattttgtttgaaaatataaaatatatgtagataTGTTTAGgcttatattcatgaaataaaatcttagcAGCCTTAATTTGGAGCAAACTGGCAGCAAGTTTTATCCACCCTTGTAAGTCCGAAAACCCATCGAAAGCGATTGAAAAGCAGCATTAGCTCAAACATTCCCAGAGTAAATGTTTTATCGGTATTTATCGCTTTAATTGGCGAGAATTtggtaattattgaaaaaagtattcttttaaatattgattgtgGTCAAAATGCTATCTCATTTTGTTACATCTAAAGGTATGCCTGACTTTaatagaagtatttttatttttaatataaaacatatcTAGGTATAGCCTATAGCCttgaaacacatattttttgttcattaagaATTAGCTGTTTCATgcaaaaatgttactttttaattaatcaaaatgctTATAAAACTGTTTTGGGTATTTTTTCTATTGCGGATACACGATCATGATTAGCTATACAATTCTCAATTTTCTTCGTAATTTTTCTTACCACTTCATGATTTTCTGGGGTTCAACACCAATCCACTCAGTGtatatgcaacttttttttcatttttaacatcttagCCTTGGATCTAGAAGACAAGAGAGGTCACAttcatcttcaaaaaaaattctttagagAGACACTATCCAGCATTTgtgcaaaatgtaaaaattacgaaaacttCTCATTGCTAGCCTGATGTCAGTAGAGCTCTGATATGCTTCTACCAAAGTATAATTGGCATGAGCACGGCAATCTCTGCTGGCAgggagcaaaataaaatttatccatCTATCTCTGTGATTCGTTCATAATCTATCCTCGccgatttttatgaaaaagttgtCATTAGTTTTTTTAGCTATACAAATACGTTTATTATTTCAGATATGACACTTTATATAATAGTATGTGCACATATCTTCAAGACTGCTGATGAGcccattttcaattaaaaaataataatctaaaaaaaaatttggcaataGGTATTACTGATATTATGTAAATTGGTGTGGTCTTAACATGTGCTGTGTATACTAACATAGGTACCATGATATCGACTATAAGTACTGTGGTAATTATTGATTTTGGTAATTATTGACTATCAGGATTTGTATAGTATTGTGTCAAATGATATACTGAATATtgttaatcttcattttattgGAACGAACTTCcaaaaacgtgttttgcttaatcttatACTGTAAAGCCACGAAGAAGTgcagcaaataataaataaaatagcctCAAttgttttcacttaattttgTCGGTATATGTCTTTcaattttgtgcatgatttcgtaCCGTTGATCTTTTTCGATTTATTgatcatttagttttattttaactcataaGAAGAACGAGTATTCGGCTAGtaacaataatattatactaaaataCTGTCTTcggaatgaatttttataaaaatataaatgactgttatctattttaataagaCTAAACTAAGAACTTTCCCCAAGAAatctcaatttgttttaaaaaaatgtcacaaaaatgGTTCTTCCACTAAACTCTTTATATGCCCGGACATTtgcgaatttttaatttatttattttatatattcttatttactcattttttttttaaatgtagttattCATCTGAAACTTGCTTCACATTAAAAAGTGAGTgtcaatttgtttgaaaataccCATACATCTTcacatatttattgaaaatttttaagaagagaatatttaattcaattatacgGAAATAGAACTGATGATATTTTAGggaacttttataattttttggaatattatatttacttgaCATTggttttatattaagaaattgaGTGTTAAATTGGTGGAAAATATCCTTATCTGTCattatatgtttttcaaaaattattaggaaattattacatttcaaaacataCCAAGATCAGAGCATGGATATTACTAGCAATAAAGAAGATAATTTGTGAACTTTTCGTAAATTTTTGCAATGTGTAATTCATAAGAAACTGGTTAGATAGTAAAAAGTGTAAGtcaatttgttgaaaaataccCTTATACGtcgttttatgtttattaaaaattattcgaaagaTATTGATTTAGTACAAAACAATAAACATGAGAGTATGAGCAGTATCATCAGCATAAGGGAAAGTACTgcacaaatttcttaaaaattattattattattattattatttttttttgtaatgtgtaATTCATCTGAAATTTGtttcctattaaaaattaagcttcaattttttgaaaatatccatGTATGTCAACACGCAttcattaaagatttttagGAAGCAATTAATGGATTCAAAAATGGATATTTCAATTATACGTGATTCAATTGTACGtgaattatgaaaattgtcagtttgcaagtttttttattaatttatatttttttgcagtgtgtaatttatataaaattggatCCCTGCTAAAagtgaacattatttttttgaaaatacccTTATAtgtcattatatatttattgaaaattattaggaAGAGATTGTTTAGTATGAAACATGTTAAGTATGCATGCTAAGGAGCATGAGTATTACTAGCATGAGGAAAGACACTTTGCGAAtttggaaaggaaaaaaaaaaaaaaacccagtaccaaaatttagaaaacaaaaaaaattataactatcaattaattaattatttatttaacaatgcaAATAGATAATTGCATTAGTAATCTATTTATTAGTGTCAAAGCATATGGAGTAAAATATTTGACTTGTTTAGCATGCGTGCAACCATTTTAGTTAGCACCACAGATTACccattaagttttaataattacaatactGATGATTGTTAAAATAGAGTTGTTGTGATACGGTGGACAGGGAAAAAAGAAGACTTCGTCAgtcattatgtttttatgaatttaacaaCCGATTCAACTCGAGCCAGAGTTTGAATGaagttaaacattattttttaaaaactaattaatatacaaaatataaggATTCATGTAAAGTTTACGAATAGGAACTCTCCTAActtcatattatttaacaaaatgataagagctttcaagcaaatttaaaattgttctaatttttattaattatgcttattataggccaggatagcctggttgacaGAGCGGTGGACTCACGTTTGTGAGAGCGGGAGTGCGAATCCAGCCGgcagaagactccccgtgtagtaaatggtgactggtgcacgttaaatctgtcaaagTCCACcattttccataacaaatcaatacctctgggggtactgaattgatcgttctctggttcaggttaaaattacgatctatggatgtatgaatgtgtCTGCCCAATAAACGGGTGtggcagaaatcgaattcttggccatagatggcgccactggaaaacaagaacactCGCACCCTTCTGCCTTAATGACCGACGACAACAGCAACAAGCTTATTTTATCGTGATGCAATAATACTTTATCATTTtcgtcaatatttttaatttatcaaaaggtTGAGCTGTTGATTAGAATTGTTGCTCCTGAGAATTGATATTTGATACTGTTAAttgatacattatttataacttatatatattgtaaaggctgtgttaaaaaatatgtaaagtagtaaaagtttctttcaatcaacttcaaattaaattttgcattttaattcatttttaatttaaaaagtatctaaatacgttcaaataattattaaattaaatttaaatgctatgGGGatgttaaatttacaaaatagttaATGAGGAGCTTTTCATACTGTGCTCTTTTtccagtgcttttttttttcgggaATTTTTTTCcggtgttttttttccttggagATTTCTGTGATTTCATGATGATCACCCAggatgtattaaaaaattaacaatgataaACTAATAAACATTATTAGTAGGTTTGGGGAAGGATTTCATTGGTCTTTACTTTAGAGCCAGACGAACAAGAAAAGCctataaaaaaagttctatgaAAAATTGTTGCATTACTATTGCCAGATTCAGTCAGACATTTCAAAATAGATTATTTGGAAACAATGCAAgttgttttacaaaaaagaaaataaaataaaaaaattcccaatgtgtttttcatgatttatctcaaaatgagttaaatttaatttgctgtttgtgtttatttttatctccaGGTCAATCCTATTTCCTAGGAATTACTATTATctcttaatcataaaaatgcaaataaataaatttaaaaaaatatttattgtcaatcgaacacataagtttaaaatttcctgatcttaatatgttaaataagagtattatatattatgcaaaaatcaagttaataaaataaatttttttaagaaaaaattaattattttgaatgatataGTTTTCCTTGTAatgtaaaatgttatattattttaaatagtcaatcgaatagaatatattttttgctagcATTTGAAAGATTAACTactgaatgattttattttgtctagagtaaattttaaataattgattctacaaataattataataaataaatacttataaagaCAGTTGCGATATTTTTCCTTGTCCCAATCAGCACAATAATTAATTGGTTCATTAAATCTATGTGAAGTTATTGCTGAAGTATACTTCATGATAGTCAGTTGTGagtagattaattttattaataattggtaGTAGAAAATGCTTCAGAAATCGTGTTTTACCCTCTTTAGAGAGAGAATCATCCAtattctctccccccccccatatTTTTTCATGATGTCGCACTTTTTGAAGAATCACCCATATGACTTTGCATTCTTAAAAATCAGATTCTATAATATCGCAATACGAATTTTGCAATACCTAAGAATTAACGTAAGACCTTTTGCGCTGGTATGCAAATTAAATTCGTTtccaaatttacaattaaaatattaaagtactaattttttttaatttattatcaatataatgacgagtattataattattaatataattgtcTACTATCAATATAATAACGagaattataattgttaatattataatctATCAATATAATGACGAGAATTGtgattatgaatatatttatttactatcaatataatgacaaaaaatgtaattagtataaatatacttatttatcaTCAATATAATGACGAGAATTATAGTTAGTCTCAATATACTCATTTATCATCAATATAAGGACGagtattataaataacaatataattatttactatcaaTGTAAtgacaaatattataattaacaatataattatttacaatcaaTGTAATGAcgagaattataattattaatataactgTTTACTATCAATCTAATGACgagaattataattatgaatatatttattNtattatttttaaaatttcatccatttcaatgtttaaaaatgtatatggtttccttttgtttaaactcaaatgttttgaaataaacattccttttaagaaaaaattcttaaaaaaaaatggtttttcaacgctgaaaattattttcaaactaatatctttacatatcttgatgtttttgtctttaaaaatgtcaataattaacttttttaacaattttatatcaatattttactaaaaacatgatttttatactgaattcctatcgctgcacaaagtagccccatttgggggctactttgtgcaaggtatgttttgacttattattcgtaaatattacatacaagtaatgccaatattgatcaaattcactcgtctgagtccagttatgaatataatatcgataaattttactaaagtttgaattaacatactttttttacatgtcaaagttcaaaaactgcgaaatcccgcacaaagtagccccgaatgacggtatACTTCATGATAGTCAGTTGTGagtagattaattttattaataattggtaGTAGAAAATGCTTCAGAAATCGTGTTTTACACTCTTTAGAGAGAGAATCATCCATATTCTCTCCCCCCCCCATATTTTTTCATGATGTCGCACTTTCTGAAGAATCCCCATATGACTTTGCATTCTTAAAAATCCGATTTTATAATATCGCAATACTGATTTTGCAGTACCTAAGAAATACGTAAAACCTTTTGCGCTGGtatgcaaattaaattagtttccaaatttacaattaaagtaTTGAAGtgctcattttttgtttattatcaatataatgtattataattatcaatataattatctactatcaatataataatgagaattataattattaatataataatctaTCAATATAATGACGAGAATTGtgattatgaatatatttatttactatcaaTATAATGACAAGAATTGTAATTAGTATCAATATACTTATTTATCATCAATATAATGACGAGAATTATAATTAGCatcaatatacatatttatcatCAATTGACGAGaactttaattatcaatataattatttactatcaCCAGGGTCGCCCATGTTTGAATTTAGGGGGGGGGCTCAtgaaagaaaacgaaaaatagcttaatgaattaaaaaattaacgaaaggAAGTTTTatctagttaaatatttttaatttaattagctgaataactaattaattcaaattgatttcacttttaattatacttgctaaaataattataattataatgccaaaatttcattttgtccTATTTCGATTGGGCTCTAGTGAAAATCTAGGGCGCCCATGACTATCACTATATATAATGAcgaatattataattatcagtataattatttacaatcaaTGTAATAacgataattataattattattataattgtttactaTCAATATAATGGCGAGAATTATAATtatcgaaataattatttactatcaaCATAATGACGAGAATTGGAATTatcaacataattatttaatatcaataaaatgacGAGAATTATgcttgtaaatataattattcacttttaatataatgtcaggaattatatttataaatataattatttactatcaaTATAATGACGagtattataattatcagtataattatttactatcaaTATAATGATGagtattataattatcagtataattatttactatcaaTATAATACGAGATAGGAAGTAAACAACTGAGAGActatctcttttatttttctgtggTATTTCAGTcctctttcatttaaaaaaaataaaaatatgtgagataaaaactttattatcttCAAAAGTAAAAAGCATCCCTTTCAAACTGGAATTATGGAGTCAACACTCGGGGAAGAAATCTAACCCTCTTGGAAAAACAAGTGTAgaagaaaacacatttttttccaccccccaaaacagaaaaataaaaacctttcagAACCACAATGCAGAAGAAATTCCATTTCGAATTAGTTAACGGCAAAAGGCCCAGACAGACAGAAAGAGGCTTAATGCGGGGCGCAACTTCCCGTTGAAGGGGAAACCCGTCCCACTCCTCGACATTTGTAGACATCAAAACAAGAGtcgaaatttttacttcttctGGGGTGTTTAGGTTCTCCCCTTTCCTTCTTCATGAACTATGACCCCTTTCCCTTAGGTCACTGAACCCCCTTGCGA
This window encodes:
- the LOC107453503 gene encoding ER membrane protein complex subunit 10 encodes the protein MNSVKYLRFLLAKVAILIFLFHLDSCEEEPDSHVSFYIHHSIESNDSPPVYTPRGIVTYFSSRNEAIYSDEESLTNEDILKLKKLAESDGIYRIKILTKPDDPDEDAVFSFTKACAIYESGLTDTITIALDQSGAPYGIAISAIPAHCIGSHVPTSKLMGFNTSINFVTLANGPSPDTLTYIQRLEQEKAEKARGEQGDNRSFLAKYWMYIIPFVIFVFISGAGNPEGQGGGR